In Candidatus Glassbacteria bacterium, the following are encoded in one genomic region:
- a CDS encoding PQQ-binding-like beta-propeller repeat protein — protein sequence MVTGRFSFGKAGSKPVREMRDRVITGRRLIILSFAAQFLCLPDVTESMAADWPMWRSGPGRTACSVEELPERLAPAWVRHYSPRRPVWDDPLNQDLMPYDRVFEPVVGGGRMYVGFNDSDKLLALDTGTGEELWRSYAGGPVRLPPVYWNEAVYFVSDDGYLRCLNAASGALRWKFRGGPSDRMILGNERLVSTWPARGGPVIENGKVYFSASIWPFMGTFIHALDAATGQPVWRNDQTGSQFILQPHNSPAFAGIAPQGAFVATDRELLVPGGRSVPGCFELEDGSERYYHLAAQNRTGGSFACAAGEVYFNHHRDKVCSMYDLATGTGLVRQIGMHPVLADSQFYLGGETVRAFDAAVLQRKARWFLAGSFIERWLAGIKPENVWPSFLGEMLANWIERKSRAWREAMLWEVEADGSRDLIRAGSRLYAAGRTGITAIVLDGGDPSVAWSLPVEGGVERLLAADGKLFAVTLDGRIMAFDAQDRDNAVEYFNDAESWIANSREQQRARNILSSTGVREGYAVVCGPVEPELVKALTDNSRLHVLLLERDSLRVEAARRRFDRAGSYGSRVAVVNWSAAGFSLPPYLASLIVADEQALALPAGLMNSLRPYGGKAWIAGRAAGVDELERLAEETGVELTVTEGRDGATVMTREGPLHGSASWTHQYGNPANTVKSDDSLVSLPLGLLWFGGSSNLDVLPRHGHGPPEQVVGGRLFIEGIDCISARDVYTGRVLWKTDLDLGNYGLYYDDTYADTPTSTSYNQVHIPGANIRGTNYVATADRVYVVEQNTCRVLDAASGETIDRFKLPAADGEAAEQWGYIAVLGDYLIAGRGFVPMMQKIPDDSEHNRRLAEMSERNRRRRLPFMEFDKSASLSLVVMDRLSGKPLWTRESNHGFLHNAIVAGGGRLYCLDKLPPYVESQLQRRGGKPPDGYRLVAMDLASGEPVWEHRGAGVFGSWLALSEEHGLLLQSTRPSSDMSRGEDGKRMVVYNAADGELVWDRELEYSSVPILHGERIITAGSMFSLLNGEPLKQDHPLTGEPIAVSWKRHYGCNYPIASEHLLTFRSAAAGFYDLDNFGGTGNMGGFKSGCTSNLVAADGVLNAPDYTRTCACSYQNQTSLAMVHDPDAEYWTFNDIERGSGPIRSLGINFGAPGDRVDQDGVLWLDFPSRGGPSPEVPVTVRGDNVRWFCGHSSGVAGDGPRWVGASGMVGASEVTVQLSDQPAGARPYSLKLVFSVNKDSGRVAKFDVFVQGQKVLQNIEVQPAGDRTKAGMLVTAVDRVIADRELKLEIVSEDGSEGSGAALCGLKIILLDS from the coding sequence ATGGTCACAGGTCGGTTCAGCTTCGGGAAGGCCGGATCGAAACCGGTTCGGGAAATGAGGGATAGAGTCATAACCGGAAGACGCTTGATCATTCTGTCCTTTGCAGCACAATTTCTGTGCTTGCCGGACGTGACCGAATCGATGGCGGCCGATTGGCCCATGTGGCGCTCTGGCCCCGGCCGCACTGCCTGCTCTGTGGAGGAGTTGCCCGAGCGCCTTGCTCCCGCCTGGGTTCGCCACTATTCGCCCCGTCGACCGGTCTGGGACGATCCGCTCAACCAGGACCTGATGCCCTACGACAGGGTGTTCGAGCCGGTTGTGGGCGGTGGCAGGATGTACGTTGGCTTCAACGACAGCGACAAGCTGCTGGCGCTCGATACCGGCACGGGCGAGGAATTGTGGCGCTCGTACGCCGGGGGGCCGGTACGGCTTCCTCCGGTCTACTGGAACGAAGCGGTCTATTTTGTCAGCGACGACGGCTACCTTCGCTGTCTGAACGCCGCCAGCGGAGCGCTGCGCTGGAAATTCCGCGGCGGCCCCTCGGACAGAATGATTCTCGGCAACGAGCGGCTGGTTTCCACCTGGCCGGCCCGTGGCGGTCCGGTAATCGAAAACGGCAAAGTATATTTCTCCGCCAGTATCTGGCCGTTTATGGGGACGTTTATCCATGCGCTGGATGCCGCCACCGGCCAACCGGTCTGGCGGAACGACCAAACGGGAAGCCAGTTTATCCTCCAGCCCCACAACTCTCCGGCGTTCGCCGGAATAGCGCCACAGGGGGCGTTCGTGGCCACGGACCGGGAGTTGCTGGTGCCGGGAGGCCGCAGCGTTCCGGGTTGTTTTGAACTCGAAGACGGCAGCGAGCGCTATTACCATCTGGCTGCGCAGAACAGGACCGGAGGCTCATTTGCCTGCGCGGCCGGTGAGGTTTATTTCAACCATCACCGGGACAAGGTCTGTTCGATGTACGACCTGGCCACGGGCACTGGCCTCGTCCGTCAGATCGGCATGCACCCTGTTCTGGCCGACAGTCAATTTTATCTGGGTGGGGAAACAGTCCGCGCTTTCGACGCGGCCGTGCTGCAGCGCAAGGCCCGCTGGTTCCTGGCCGGGTCTTTTATCGAGAGATGGCTGGCCGGGATTAAGCCTGAAAATGTGTGGCCATCTTTCCTGGGCGAGATGCTGGCAAACTGGATCGAACGTAAATCCCGAGCCTGGCGGGAGGCAATGCTCTGGGAGGTGGAAGCCGACGGCTCCCGCGATCTGATCCGGGCGGGCAGCCGCCTCTACGCCGCCGGCAGGACGGGTATAACCGCGATCGTTCTGGACGGCGGGGATCCGTCGGTGGCCTGGAGCCTGCCGGTGGAGGGAGGAGTGGAAAGGCTGCTGGCTGCCGATGGCAAACTGTTCGCTGTCACGCTCGACGGGCGGATCATGGCCTTTGACGCACAGGACAGGGATAATGCCGTCGAGTACTTTAACGATGCTGAAAGCTGGATAGCCAACAGCAGAGAGCAGCAGAGGGCTCGGAACATTTTAAGCTCAACCGGAGTCCGGGAGGGTTACGCTGTTGTTTGCGGACCGGTCGAACCGGAGTTGGTCAAGGCCCTGACGGACAATTCCCGGCTGCATGTGCTGCTGCTGGAGCGGGACTCACTGAGGGTGGAGGCCGCCCGCCGCCGGTTTGACAGGGCTGGGAGCTACGGCAGCCGGGTTGCGGTTGTCAACTGGTCTGCCGCCGGTTTTTCGCTGCCTCCCTATCTCGCCTCGCTGATAGTGGCCGATGAGCAGGCCCTCGCACTACCGGCAGGGCTGATGAACTCGCTGCGGCCCTACGGAGGCAAGGCCTGGATCGCCGGCCGGGCGGCGGGAGTGGATGAGCTGGAGCGGTTGGCCGAAGAGACGGGAGTGGAGCTTACCGTGACCGAAGGCCGTGATGGCGCGACGGTCATGACCCGCGAGGGCCCGCTGCATGGCTCTGCGTCGTGGACCCACCAGTACGGCAACCCGGCCAACACAGTCAAGTCCGACGACAGCCTGGTCAGCCTGCCTCTCGGTTTGCTGTGGTTCGGCGGCAGCTCGAATCTCGACGTTCTGCCCCGTCACGGCCACGGGCCTCCGGAACAGGTGGTCGGCGGCCGGCTGTTTATCGAGGGGATTGATTGTATCAGCGCCAGGGATGTCTATACGGGCCGCGTGCTCTGGAAGACAGATCTCGATTTGGGTAACTACGGCCTGTACTACGATGATACCTATGCGGACACGCCCACCAGCACAAGCTACAACCAGGTGCATATCCCCGGCGCCAATATCAGGGGGACGAATTATGTGGCCACGGCCGACCGGGTTTACGTGGTGGAACAAAACACCTGCCGGGTACTTGACGCCGCCAGCGGCGAAACCATCGATAGGTTCAAACTGCCCGCCGCGGACGGGGAGGCGGCTGAGCAGTGGGGCTATATCGCCGTGCTGGGAGATTACCTGATCGCCGGCAGAGGGTTCGTGCCGATGATGCAGAAAATCCCCGATGACAGCGAGCATAACCGTCGGCTGGCCGAAATGAGCGAACGAAATCGCCGGAGAAGGCTGCCTTTCATGGAGTTCGACAAATCGGCCAGCCTGAGCCTGGTTGTGATGGACCGTCTAAGCGGAAAGCCGCTCTGGACCCGCGAGTCCAATCATGGGTTCCTGCATAACGCTATCGTAGCCGGCGGCGGCAGACTGTATTGCCTGGATAAACTGCCCCCCTACGTGGAGTCCCAGCTTCAGAGGCGGGGCGGAAAACCACCGGACGGTTACAGGCTGGTGGCCATGGATCTCGCCAGCGGCGAGCCTGTCTGGGAACATCGGGGGGCAGGCGTTTTCGGCAGTTGGCTGGCCTTGTCGGAGGAGCACGGCCTGCTGCTGCAGTCCACCCGGCCCTCCAGCGATATGTCCAGGGGCGAGGACGGCAAGAGGATGGTGGTCTATAACGCCGCCGACGGAGAGCTTGTCTGGGACAGGGAACTGGAGTATTCGTCGGTGCCGATTCTGCACGGAGAGCGGATAATCACCGCAGGATCAATGTTCAGTCTGCTCAACGGCGAGCCGTTGAAACAGGACCATCCCCTGACGGGCGAGCCGATTGCGGTAAGCTGGAAAAGGCATTATGGCTGCAACTACCCGATAGCCAGTGAGCACTTGCTCACCTTCCGTTCCGCCGCGGCCGGATTTTACGATCTGGACAATTTCGGCGGCACGGGCAATATGGGCGGGTTCAAATCCGGCTGCACCTCGAACCTGGTGGCGGCCGACGGTGTGCTGAACGCACCGGACTATACCAGGACCTGTGCATGCAGTTACCAGAACCAGACCTCACTGGCGATGGTTCACGACCCGGACGCTGAATACTGGACTTTCAATGATATCGAGCGGGGAAGCGGGCCGATCCGCAGTCTCGGGATCAATTTCGGCGCGCCGGGAGACCGCGTGGATCAGGATGGAGTCCTCTGGCTGGACTTTCCCAGCCGTGGAGGCCCCTCGCCGGAGGTTCCGGTGACTGTGAGGGGAGATAATGTCCGCTGGTTTTGCGGACACAGTTCGGGAGTTGCCGGCGATGGCCCTCGTTGGGTGGGGGCTTCCGGTATGGTTGGGGCCAGCGAGGTTACTGTTCAACTGTCCGATCAACCTGCGGGCGCAAGGCCATATAGCCTGAAGCTGGTGTTTTCAGTGAATAAAGACTCAGGCCGCGTGGCAAAGTTCGACGTGTTCGTTCAAGGCCAAAAAGTACTGCAGAACATCGAGGTCCAGCCGGCTGGCGACCGCACGAAAGCCGGCATGCTGGTAACAGCGGTGGACCGTGTTATCGCCGACCGGGAGTTGAAGCTGGAGATTGTGTCTGAAGATGGGAGCGAAGGGTCGGGAGCGGCCTTGTGCGGCTTGAAAATAATCCTCCTGGACTCATGA
- a CDS encoding ABC transporter ATP-binding protein: MLRVSELSRHYEKDGSLIKAVDGVSLSVDQGEFVVVRGPSGSGKTTLLLMAGGLLPPGSGYVRYDGTDIYSLGREQRAGLRAASVGFVFQQFNLIPYLSVLDNVLAPSLAKPDPQAAERAANLLEMFNLRHRSRHFPAELSTGERQRVGLARAMLNRPRLLLADEPTGNLDDENAREVLKRLADFTGEGGAVLMVTHNREAAEYGHRSVQLREGRIETGSGNEG; this comes from the coding sequence ATGCTCCGTGTTTCAGAACTCAGCAGGCACTACGAGAAAGACGGTAGTCTGATCAAGGCTGTCGACGGAGTTTCCCTGTCCGTGGATCAGGGCGAGTTCGTGGTTGTGCGGGGTCCGAGCGGCAGCGGCAAGACGACTTTACTGCTGATGGCCGGAGGACTCCTTCCGCCGGGCTCCGGGTATGTCCGCTATGACGGGACTGATATCTACTCGCTCGGCCGTGAACAACGGGCCGGGCTAAGGGCCGCCAGTGTGGGATTCGTCTTTCAGCAGTTTAACCTGATTCCCTATCTCAGCGTGCTGGATAATGTGCTCGCTCCCTCACTGGCAAAACCCGACCCGCAAGCCGCGGAGAGGGCCGCGAACTTGCTGGAGATGTTCAACCTGCGCCATCGCAGCAGACACTTTCCGGCGGAATTGAGCACCGGGGAGCGTCAGCGGGTGGGCTTGGCCAGGGCGATGCTCAACAGGCCCCGTCTGCTGCTGGCCGATGAGCCCACCGGTAATCTGGACGATGAAAACGCGCGGGAAGTCCTTAAAAGACTGGCTGATTTTACTGGCGAGGGGGGAGCTGTGCTGATGGTTACCCACAACCGCGAGGCGGCCGAGTATGGTCACAGGTCGGTTCAGCTTCGGGAAGGCCGGATCGAAACCGGTTCGGGAAATGAGGGATAG
- a CDS encoding FtsX-like permease family protein, with the protein MNLWRLVSREISYQKLGFLLGLLSVAAATSVLVAALTMLRSHDLRTGQILAGKQAETEKEMARMEDDYRVIMKKLGFNLLILPASQSMQDYYATGYVTEYMPEEYVARLAGAGLMTIRHLLPSVERQISWSEQGGRRVILAGTRGEVPLAHLAPKEPIRVAVARGKVVVGYELARSLKLRENDEVLLLGERFTVGAIHAERGTRDDITLWIDLETAQRMLGLQGRINAILALKCLCAGNELAQIRSDVAAVLPGTRVIEVDSRVVTRAEARRRAGLAAKTALASERENRAVMRAELEKFAAWLSPVVILGATLWIGLLSYGNVRQRRREIAVLRAIGVSSSQVMKIFLSKALILGLAGAMIGYFAGLAAGTLSGELAAGLEGVRMLFDFIMLLGVLFIAPLLCVLASWIPALAASGQDPAEVLREE; encoded by the coding sequence ATGAACCTCTGGCGGCTTGTGAGCCGGGAAATCAGCTATCAGAAATTGGGTTTTCTCCTGGGGCTGCTCTCGGTGGCGGCGGCCACGAGTGTGCTGGTGGCGGCGCTGACCATGCTGCGCTCCCATGATCTGCGCACTGGCCAGATACTGGCCGGGAAGCAGGCTGAAACCGAGAAGGAAATGGCGCGTATGGAGGACGACTACCGCGTAATTATGAAGAAACTGGGATTCAACCTCCTGATCCTGCCGGCGTCTCAAAGCATGCAGGACTACTACGCCACCGGCTACGTTACCGAATACATGCCGGAGGAGTATGTCGCCAGGCTGGCCGGCGCGGGCTTGATGACTATCCGCCACCTGCTGCCCAGCGTCGAGCGGCAGATCAGCTGGAGCGAGCAGGGAGGCCGCCGGGTGATCCTGGCCGGAACCCGGGGCGAGGTGCCGTTGGCCCACCTGGCGCCCAAGGAACCGATCCGGGTCGCGGTCGCCAGGGGTAAAGTCGTGGTGGGCTACGAGCTGGCCCGCAGCCTGAAGCTGCGCGAAAACGACGAGGTGCTGCTGCTGGGAGAGCGGTTCACTGTCGGGGCGATACATGCTGAGCGCGGCACGCGCGATGACATCACGCTCTGGATCGATCTCGAAACCGCTCAGCGGATGCTGGGTCTGCAGGGCAGAATCAATGCCATCCTGGCGCTGAAATGCCTCTGCGCGGGGAATGAACTGGCCCAGATTCGCAGCGATGTGGCCGCTGTGCTGCCGGGAACCCGGGTTATCGAGGTGGACTCCAGGGTGGTTACCCGGGCCGAGGCGCGCCGGCGCGCCGGGCTGGCGGCCAAAACCGCGCTGGCCTCGGAGCGGGAAAACCGTGCGGTGATGAGGGCCGAACTTGAGAAGTTCGCCGCCTGGCTCTCGCCGGTGGTGATTCTGGGCGCCACACTCTGGATCGGCCTGCTGAGTTATGGCAATGTCCGCCAGCGCAGGCGGGAAATCGCTGTGCTGAGGGCTATCGGGGTCTCGTCGAGCCAGGTAATGAAAATTTTCCTGTCCAAAGCTCTCATCTTGGGACTGGCCGGGGCGATGATCGGATATTTCGCCGGACTGGCCGCCGGGACTCTCTCCGGCGAGTTGGCCGCAGGTCTGGAAGGTGTGAGAATGCTGTTTGACTTTATCATGCTGCTGGGCGTACTCTTTATCGCTCCCCTGCTCTGCGTGCTGGCCAGTTGGATCCCGGCCCTGGCGGCAAGCGGCCAGGATCCGGCCGAGGTACTCAGGGAGGAATGA
- a CDS encoding VCBS repeat-containing protein: MQIMGKLNLLWLMALLIALPCRPGAGQLELGSFEVRPEADRPELAAAYVPSTRKVMLHDRPSADQPVAVVSLAAAAGNSAEVDETHGWERHTIETDLGVYGMWGFDRADIDGDGKLDVLFCLSARRLAKPHDGVYWYKVPEDPRNGTWLRRRLTSPEYPIRWSMALATGDVDNDGDIDVVALSFDNSNVYLALNQLNEGGDVNQPWRTLVILESPGVHRDGERVELVDIDGDGYKDVVFPRGLPGERGVRILFNPSGKPSENWRQRQIGVHEAWDAHDVMSVDLDSDGDLDIVFSGGSGDTTGDVYWYEHPDGNPRNGAWVRHRVSPIEPVDTYGGLKIEDIDRDGRPDILVTEAHGDPGRIMWYKNPVPATGIWNRYEIGTQFYPHVSALFDIDGDGLSELWVPDCSFMASGHFGQRKGGLVYFKRGADPTEPWVKHRVAYPPEVGRPCLAMDVDGDGDLDVVCGADLLENTGSLVWWENRLER, from the coding sequence ATGCAAATCATGGGTAAGCTGAATCTGTTATGGTTGATGGCCCTGCTGATTGCGCTCCCGTGCCGGCCCGGCGCGGGGCAGCTCGAACTGGGTTCGTTCGAGGTCAGGCCGGAAGCCGACAGGCCGGAGCTGGCCGCAGCTTATGTCCCGAGCACACGGAAAGTGATGCTCCACGACAGGCCCTCGGCGGACCAGCCGGTGGCGGTTGTGTCTCTCGCCGCTGCCGCCGGAAACTCCGCTGAAGTGGATGAAACCCACGGGTGGGAGAGACATACGATCGAGACGGACCTGGGCGTGTATGGCATGTGGGGCTTCGACCGGGCCGATATCGACGGAGACGGGAAGCTCGACGTCCTGTTCTGCCTGAGCGCCCGGAGGCTGGCGAAACCGCACGACGGGGTCTACTGGTACAAAGTACCCGAAGACCCGCGGAATGGGACCTGGTTGCGCCGGCGTCTTACTTCACCGGAATATCCGATCCGCTGGAGCATGGCCTTGGCCACTGGAGACGTGGACAATGACGGCGACATCGACGTAGTGGCCCTGTCCTTCGATAACAGCAACGTCTACCTTGCGCTGAACCAGTTGAATGAAGGCGGTGATGTAAATCAGCCCTGGCGGACTCTGGTAATCCTGGAATCGCCGGGGGTGCACAGGGACGGTGAACGGGTGGAACTGGTCGATATCGATGGTGACGGGTACAAGGATGTTGTTTTTCCGCGCGGCCTGCCGGGTGAACGTGGCGTACGGATACTGTTCAACCCTTCCGGAAAACCCTCTGAAAACTGGCGTCAGAGGCAGATCGGCGTCCACGAAGCATGGGACGCACATGATGTAATGAGCGTTGACCTGGATTCCGATGGCGATCTGGACATCGTATTCTCCGGAGGTTCGGGAGATACGACAGGTGACGTCTACTGGTACGAGCATCCTGACGGAAACCCACGCAACGGAGCCTGGGTCCGGCATAGAGTGAGCCCTATCGAACCGGTAGATACTTACGGAGGACTAAAAATAGAAGACATCGACCGGGACGGCAGGCCGGATATCCTGGTAACCGAAGCTCATGGGGACCCCGGCAGGATCATGTGGTATAAAAATCCCGTTCCGGCCACCGGCATCTGGAATAGATACGAAATCGGCACTCAGTTTTACCCTCACGTAAGCGCTCTGTTCGATATCGATGGAGACGGATTGAGTGAGCTCTGGGTGCCGGATTGCTCTTTCATGGCATCCGGGCATTTCGGTCAGCGGAAAGGCGGGCTGGTATATTTCAAGAGGGGCGCGGACCCTACCGAGCCGTGGGTAAAGCACAGGGTCGCTTATCCACCCGAGGTCGGAAGACCGTGTCTTGCGATGGACGTAGACGGCGACGGTGACCTGGACGTGGTTTGCGGAGCGGACCTGCTGGAAAACACCGGCTCGCTGGTCTGGTGGGAGAACCGATTGGAGCGGTAA
- a CDS encoding beta-N-acetylhexosaminidase translates to MYHGWSQPINAELKMRKKVLGLFMVALFSLNNSALVADGDLSIIPWPRQIDLNSGFFAPGAGTAITHAQELASEARYLRAGLAELTGLELETSADGGQMSAGTISLRLDSSSGTGPEGYRLTVTPEAVEIAASATAGVFYGIQTFLQLLPPGGPPAAGRVQVPALVIADGPRFGWRAYLLDDARWFHGVDAVRMVLEQMARLKMNRLHWYLADDQGWRIEIMRYPKLTEIGSRRKDTQTGGWRSGQRTGEPHQGFYTQEQVRDLVSYAAERQITIVPVISMPGHASAAIASYPEMGTSGEKIEVETTFGVKYNTFNVADECVYTFLENILDEVMGLFPSQVVHLGGDEVKFDQWLASEQVKALMERENLGGPAEVQRYFTNRMSRFLQSRGRRMMGWNEILGHDLHGFLKNVGAGEIAAGSGAGKLAGNAVVNFWKGDIELARGAAEQGYDIVNSLHSSTYLDYDYESIPLEKAYAFEPIPEGLPEQYHHKVLGLGCQMWGEWIPTRQRLEYQTFPRLAAYAEVGWSQREARNLQKFLARLEVQKDRWDRDGIGYADVP, encoded by the coding sequence ATGTATCATGGTTGGTCCCAACCGATCAATGCGGAGCTAAAAATGCGTAAAAAAGTGCTCGGACTCTTTATGGTCGCTTTGTTCTCCCTCAACAACAGCGCACTCGTGGCAGACGGCGATCTGTCCATCATTCCCTGGCCCCGGCAGATTGACTTGAACAGCGGTTTTTTTGCGCCGGGAGCCGGGACAGCTATCACTCACGCTCAGGAGCTGGCAAGCGAGGCGCGATACCTGCGCGCCGGACTGGCGGAACTGACAGGACTGGAGCTCGAGACATCCGCCGACGGTGGACAAATGTCAGCCGGGACGATTTCTCTGCGGCTCGACAGCAGCTCCGGAACCGGACCCGAGGGCTACCGTCTGACAGTAACTCCCGAAGCGGTGGAAATCGCGGCCTCCGCGACTGCGGGCGTGTTCTACGGAATCCAGACATTTCTGCAGTTGCTGCCTCCGGGCGGACCGCCGGCCGCCGGCCGCGTTCAGGTCCCCGCGCTGGTCATTGCCGACGGGCCGAGGTTCGGCTGGCGGGCTTACCTGCTGGACGACGCCCGCTGGTTCCATGGTGTCGATGCGGTCAGGATGGTGCTGGAGCAGATGGCCCGGCTCAAGATGAACCGGCTGCACTGGTACCTTGCCGATGACCAGGGCTGGCGGATCGAGATCATGCGATATCCGAAATTGACGGAAATCGGCTCCCGCCGCAAGGACACCCAGACCGGCGGCTGGCGCAGCGGACAGAGGACCGGCGAGCCACACCAGGGATTCTACACGCAGGAACAGGTCAGGGATCTGGTCAGCTACGCCGCCGAGCGGCAGATCACGATTGTGCCGGTGATCAGCATGCCCGGCCACGCCAGCGCGGCGATCGCCTCGTACCCGGAAATGGGCACCTCTGGCGAAAAAATTGAGGTCGAGACAACTTTCGGAGTCAAATACAATACCTTCAACGTGGCCGATGAGTGCGTTTACACGTTTCTGGAAAATATCCTCGACGAGGTAATGGGACTGTTCCCCTCGCAGGTTGTCCATCTGGGCGGCGACGAAGTCAAGTTCGACCAGTGGCTGGCCTCGGAGCAGGTGAAAGCGTTGATGGAGCGGGAGAACCTGGGCGGTCCGGCGGAGGTCCAGCGCTATTTCACCAACAGGATGTCCCGGTTTCTGCAGAGCAGGGGACGGCGCATGATGGGCTGGAACGAAATACTCGGTCACGACCTCCACGGCTTTCTCAAAAACGTGGGGGCTGGTGAAATAGCCGCCGGGTCGGGAGCCGGGAAACTGGCCGGCAACGCTGTCGTCAACTTCTGGAAGGGCGATATCGAGCTGGCCCGGGGCGCGGCAGAGCAGGGCTACGACATCGTCAACTCCCTGCATTCGAGTACCTACCTCGATTACGACTACGAGTCAATTCCGCTGGAAAAAGCCTACGCGTTCGAGCCGATCCCCGAGGGACTGCCCGAGCAGTACCATCACAAGGTGCTGGGACTGGGCTGCCAGATGTGGGGCGAATGGATTCCCACCAGGCAAAGGCTGGAATACCAGACTTTCCCCAGATTGGCGGCCTATGCTGAAGTGGGCTGGAGCCAGCGTGAGGCCAGAAATCTGCAAAAGTTCCTGGCCCGGCTGGAAGTGCAGAAAGACAGGTGGGACCGTGATGGTATCGGTTACGCGGACGTTCCCTGA